A stretch of Electrophorus electricus isolate fEleEle1 chromosome 3, fEleEle1.pri, whole genome shotgun sequence DNA encodes these proteins:
- the crnkl1 gene encoding crooked neck-like protein 1 produces the protein MASTTAGKQRIPKVAKVKNKAPAEVQITAEQLLREAKERELELLPPPPKQKITDEEELNDYKLRKRKGFEDNIRKNRTVISNWIKYAQWEESLKEIQRARSIYERALDVDHRNVTLWLKYAEMEMKNRQVNHSRNIWDRAITILPRVNQFWYKYSYMEEMLGNIAGCRQVFERWMEWEPEEQAWHSYINFELRYKEVDKARTIYERFVIVHPEVKNWIKYARFEDKHGYIAHGRKVFERAVEFFGEEHIDENLFVAFAKFEEKQKEFERVRVIYKYALDRIPKQQAQELFKNYTVFEKKFGDRRGIEDVIVSKRRFQYEEEVKANPHNYDAWFDYLRLVESDADADTVREVYERAIANVPPIQEKRHWRRYIYLWINYALYEELEVKDPERTRQVYQACLELIPHKKFTFAKIWLLYGQFEIRQKNLPNARRALGTAIGKCPKNKLFKGYIELELQLREFDRCRKLYEKYLEFSPENCTTWIKFAELETILGDTDRARAIFELAIGQPRLDMPEVLWKSYIDFEIEQEEYENTRGLYKRLLQRTQHVKVWISYAQFELSVDSGERIQRCRQVYEEANRSLRSCEEKEERLMLLESWKDYEQEFGTFANKDRVRKLLPEKVKKRRKLTAEDGSDAGWEEYYDYIFPEDAANQPNLKLLAMAKMWKKQQQQEEEVQEEQEVQEEGEPERDEGSGPAHPRDEQEGTGARESKESTYDDRDSSISSTSSDSEEDEDDEDDEDRATEKVERKETEAVEKD, from the exons atggCGTCCACTACGGCAGGAAAACAGCGAATACCGAAAGTTGCAAAG GTGAAAAATAAAGCCCCGGCAGAGGTACAAATCACTGCCGAGCAACTGCTTAGAGAggcaaaggagagagagctcGAGCTTCTGCCACCACCACCCAAGCAAAAGATCACCGATGAAGAAGAGCTGAATGACTATAAATTACGGAAACGCAAG GGATTTGAAGACAATATTAGAAAGAACAGAACCGTCATAAGCAACTGGATTAAGTACGCGCAATGGGAAGAGAGTCTGAAGGAAATACAGAG agcCCGTTCTATCTACGAGCGTGCACTAGACGTAGACCACCGGAACGTCACCTTATGGCTGAAATATGCCGagatggagatgaagaaccGGCAGGTCAATCATTCTCGCAACATCTGGGACCGAGCCATAACCATCCTTCCCCGTGTCAACCAGTTCTG GTACAAGTACAGCTACATGGAAGAGATGCTGGGGAACATTGCTGGCTGCAGACAGGTGTTTGAACGCTGGATGGAGTGGGAGCCCGAGGAACAGGCCTGGCACTCTTACATCAACTTTGAGCTGCGTTACAAGGAGGTGGACAAAGCCCGGACCATCTATGAGCGAT TTGTGATCGTTCACCCTGAAGTGAAGAACTGGATCAAGTATGCACGCTTCGAAGATAAGCACGGCTACATTGCTCATGGCAGAAAGGTGTTCGAGAGGGCTGTGGAGTTCTTCGGTGAGGAGCACATCGACGAAAACCTCTTTGTGGCCTTCGCCAAGTTTGAGGAGAAGCAAAAAGAG TTTGAGCGTGTCCGTGTCATCTACAAGTACGCCCTGGACAGAATTCCCAAACAGCAGGCACAGGAGCTTTTCAAGAACTACACCGTGTTTGAGAAGAAGTTTGGAGACAGGAGAGGGATCGAGGATGTCATTGTTAGCAAAAGGAGATTTCAGTATGAGGAGGAGGTCAAG GCGAACCCACACAACTATGACGCTTGGTTCGATTACCTGCGCCTGGTTGAGAGTGATGCAGATGCGGACACGGTGAGAGAGGTTTACGAAAGAGCCATCGCCAACGTCCCACCCATCCAGGAGAAGAGGCACTGGAGACGCTACATCTACCTGTGGATCAACTACGCTCTGTACGAGGAGCTGGAAGTCAAG GACCCAGAGAGAACAAGGCAGGTTTACCAGGCATGTCTGGAGCTTATCCCTCATAAGAAG TTCACCTTTGCTAAAATCTGGCTGCTCTATGGCCAGTTTGAGATCCGGCAGAAGAACTTACCCAATGCTAGACGGGCCCTG GGCACAGCCATAGGCAAATGTCCAAAGAACAAGCTGTTTAAAGGCTACATCGAGTTGGAGCTGCAGCTGAGGGAGTTCGACCGCTGCAGGAAGCTGTATGAGAAATACCTGGAGTTCAGCCCGGAGAACTGCACCACTTGGATCAAGTTCGCCGAGCTGGAGACCATCCTGGGAGACACGGACCGAGCGCGAGCCATATTCGAGCTGGCTATCGGGCAGCCTCGCCTGGACATGCCTGAG GTGCTGTGGAAGTCGTATATCGACTTTGAAATAGAGCAGGAGGAGTACGAAAACACACGAGGGCTTTATAAGAGACTCTTGCAGCGCACCCAGCACGTCAAG GTGTGGATTAGCTATGCCCAATTTGAGCTGTCGGTGGACAGCGGCGAGCGGATTCAGCGGTGCCGGCAAGTTTACGAGGAGGCCAACAGGAGCCTGCGCAGCTgtgaggagaaggaggagcgCCTGATGCTGCTCGAGTCCTGGAAGGACTATGAACAGGAGTTCGGCACCTTTGCCAACAAGGACCGGGTGAGGAAGCTCCTACCTGAGAaggtgaagaagaggaggaagctGACAGCAGAGGATGGG TCGGATGCAGGGTGGGAGGAGTACTACGACTACATCTTCCCGGAGGACGCTGCCAATCAGCCCAACCTCAAACTGCTGGCCATGGCCAAGATGTggaagaaacagcagcagcaagaggaggaagtgcaggaggagcaggaggtaCAGGAGGAAGGAGAACCAGAGCGGGATGAGGGgtctggccccgcccacccaaGAGATGAACAGGAGGGCACAGGGGCACGGGAGTCTAAAGAGAGCACATACGACGATCGTGATAGCAGCATCAGCAGCACCAGTAGCGACAGCGAAGAGGACGAGGACGACGAGGACGACGAGGACAGGGCCACAGAAAAAGTGGAGAGGAAGGAGACAGAGGCCGTAGAGAAGGACTGA
- the naa20 gene encoding N-alpha-acetyltransferase 20, whose protein sequence is MTTLRGFNCDDLFKFNNINLDPLTETYGIPFYLQYLAHWPEYFVVAEAPGGELMGYIMGKAEGSVAREEWHGHVTALSVAPEFRRLGLAAKLMEMLEEISERKGGFFVDLFVRVSNQVAVNMYKQLGYSVYRTVIEYYSASNGEPDEDAYDMRKALSRDTEKKSIIPLPHPVRPEDIE, encoded by the exons ATGACAACATTACGAGGTTTTAATTGCGACGATCTATTCAAATTCAACAATAT AAATTTGGACCCTCTGACAGAGACT TATGGAATTCCCTTTTATTTGCAGTATCTGGCACACTGGCCAGAGTATTTCGTCGTGGCAGAAGCTCCAGGTGGAGAGCTGATGGGATACA TCATGGGGAAGGCTGAGGGCTCTGTTGCACGTGAAGAGTGGCACGGGCATGTCACAGCTCTGTCGGTGGCTCCTGAGTTCAGACGCCTGGGTCTAGCTGCCAAGCTCATGGAAATGCTGGAAGAGATATCAGAAAG GAAAGGAGGATTCTTTGTAGATCTCTTTGTCCGGGTCTCCAATCAAGTTGCTGTAAACATGTATAAACAGCTGGGCTACAGCGTCTACAGAACTGTGATAGAATATTATTCTGCAAGCAATGGAGAACCAGATGAAGATGCctatg ATATGCGGAAAGCATTgtccagagacacagagaagaagTCCATAATTCCACTGCCTCACCCTGTCAGGCCTGAGGATATAGAATAA